In Nostoc sp. GT001, a genomic segment contains:
- a CDS encoding chlorophyll a/b-binding protein: protein MASKGFTINERSQINRFAIEPKVYVDETPQIGFTKYAEKLNGRLAMLAFVSLIVVEVMTGHGLIGWLTSL from the coding sequence ATGGCAAGTAAAGGCTTTACCATTAACGAACGCAGTCAAATCAATAGATTTGCGATTGAACCCAAAGTTTATGTTGATGAAACCCCACAGATAGGATTCACCAAATATGCCGAAAAACTCAATGGGCGTTTGGCAATGCTTGCTTTTGTTTCACTCATAGTTGTAGAAGTCATGACCGGACACGGTTTGATTGGATGGCTAACCAGCCTTTAA